TTATTAACTATTATCTTGCCCAGGCAAGCATCGGTTATTCAAAGGAAAGGGATGATTAACGAGGGACAGATGCAGGATGTTAAAAGGCCTCAAGTTCCTGGAATTCCTGCTGGGGTTCCACCGGCAGGTCAGTCATCCCCTGCGGCACCACCAGCAGAAAGTCAAGCAGTTCCTGAGGCGGGAAAGCAAACTCCACCGGCTCCTGAAACTCAACAACAAGCAGTGCCACAAGCACAAAAGGAGGCTCCCGCAACTCAACCGCCTCCTGCATCAAAAGAATAAGTGACTGTTCACCGCAGAGACGCAGAGAAACAGAGAGGAAAATATCTCTTTTTTCGTGTTTTTCGCATTTTTCGGGGTTTAAAAAGGCTTAAAAACAGGTAACCATTCACCGCAGAGACACAGAGACGCAGAGAAAAAATTAAAATTTATTGATAACTATTCAGCCACAGATGGACACAGATGAAACACTGAAAATTCGTGAATCGTGTCCGGTATCCGTGTCCGTAGTTAGGCTGAAGATTTTTCCTCCTGTTGTCCTCTGCCTTCTGCCCTCTGTATTTATCCGTGCTAATCCGTGTTAATCAGTGGCTGAATAGTTACTTTATTTCTATGTCTTCTCTGTTCCTCTGCGTCTCTGCGGTAAAGGATTACCTGAACGGTTACCGATTTTTTTATCTTGTGAATCTGCGAAAATCTGTATTCTAAAACAATTGGAGGGAAATATGAAAAAATTACTGATTATAGTTTCATTAATATTAGTTGGGTGTGTTAATATGGTTTTTTCGGCAACCTTAAAGATAGGTATGCAAGATGAACCTAAACAACTAAACCCATTTAAGGCATCTGATATCTGGAGTTGGAATGTGCTTGGTTTTTTCTATGAAGGGCTATACACCCACAACCCCCAGACATTTGAGATTATCCCCTGGTTAGCCGAAGGAGAGCCTGTTTATAACCATAAAAATAATACCTGTATCGTGCATCTTAAAAAAGGTGTCAAATGGGAGGATGGTCAACCATTTACCGCTGAAGATGTAGCGTTTTCGGCTAATGTCCTGATGGAATTCAAAATCCCACGATATTATTCAGATTGGGATTTTATAACAAAAGTAGAGGCAGTGGATAACTACACGGTTAAATTCTGGTTAAAAGAGCCTTATGCCATTTTCTTTACCCGCACATTGATGTCACTCATAGTTCCAAAACATATCTGGCAACCAATTATTGAAGAGATTAAAAAGACAAAAGACCCATTAACCAACTTGATGGAATATGAGGTAACGAAACCTGTCGGAATGGGGACATTTAAGTTTGCAGACTGGAAGAAAGGTTCTTATGTCCAATTGGTAAAAAATCCACTTTATTTTGCCACGGGCAGAACAGTAAAAGGTAAAAAAGTAGGTCCTTATTTTGACGAGATACTTTTTAAGATTTATGGCACCACCGATGCGGCGATATTAGCCCTTAAAAAAGGTGATATTGATTTTATCTGGTGGCCTATCCAGCCTGGTTTTGTTTCAGACTTGCAAAAAGACAAAAAAATTACTTTGACTAATAACCCTGAAAATGGCTTAAAATACTTCGCCTTTAATCTTCGCCGTCCACCTTTTAACGATATTAA
This genomic stretch from bacterium harbors:
- a CDS encoding ABC transporter substrate-binding protein, translated to MKKLLIIVSLILVGCVNMVFSATLKIGMQDEPKQLNPFKASDIWSWNVLGFFYEGLYTHNPQTFEIIPWLAEGEPVYNHKNNTCIVHLKKGVKWEDGQPFTAEDVAFSANVLMEFKIPRYYSDWDFITKVEAVDNYTVKFWLKEPYAIFFTRTLMSLIVPKHIWQPIIEEIKKTKDPLTNLMEYEVTKPVGMGTFKFADWKKGSYVQLVKNPLYFATGRTVKGKKVGPYFDEILFKIYGTTDAAILALKKGDIDFIWWPIQPGFVSDLQKDKKITLTNNPENGLKYFAFNLRRPPFNDINFRQAVAYLIDKKFIQSRILQNYGVPNDTIMPPGNKFWYNPNTPKYGANLSQPERIKKAIAILKKAGYSWKKEPKVNAKGEITKGEGLKMPDGTPVKPFKILTPPADYDPLRAMCGTLIQEWLRQIGIPAIATPTSFGDIINKVMTEWDFDVFILGYRLSLDPDFMRSFFHSKEVVKDGNNPMAYINPEFDRLADASAKEMVREKRREFILELQDFIIREVPWVPLYTLMQIEAYRNDRFRGWVNQLDGIGNGWSFVFIKPM